The Patescibacteria group bacterium DNA window TAACTTTAGTCCTAGTATCACCATAATGTCCATAATTTAAAAGAAATAATTCATCTTCAAATTTGATTATATCTGCTTCAAAGACATTAAACTTTTTATCATCTTGTAATCCATATTCCTGCATTAATACTACACCTTTAAAATAGACTTTAAAGGTTTCTTCTACATTGCTTGAAGGCATATATCCTGAGTTCATTGATAAGAAGCAATCGGTATTAGAGGCGCTCAAATATAAATCAATAGAATTAGAAGAATTACTCTTCTACTTCCTTAATACTGAAGAAAAAGCCCATGCCTAACTACGACACAGCACTAAAGAAAGTTCCTGACATCCTAGCAGAACTAAGTGAGGAGGCATGAGCAAACAAGAAGAACAATTAAGTAATTACAGAGATACGCTTTTCCATGTCATTAAATGGATTGAGAAGGACGGAGATTTTGACATGCTGAAACCGATGAGTGCTGCATATGTGAATAGAATAGCGAGGATATGTCATGCCGTCGTTAGTGTTGATGTTAAATTAGAAAAGGCTATAAAACTAAGTGAGGAGGTATGAAAGATACAAAAGAAAAAATTAAAGAGCTTGAGGAGCAAATGCAAAATCCCAATTTTTGGGATGATAAGGACAAAGCTCAAGCTGCTATAGCAGAATTAAGAGGGCTCAAAGAAGAAGAAAAGGGAGTAGACAAATATGATAGTGCGCATGCCATAATAACTATTTTCTCCGGAGCAGGAGGCGACGACGCTGAAGATTTTTCAGCCATGCTCTACGGTATGTATGAAAAATTTGTTTCAAAGAAGGGTTGGAGTTTGCAGGTGCTTCACAAACATGAAAATGACCACGGAGGGTATCGTAACATCACATTTGAAGTATCAGGAAAAGGTGTATACGGAACACTGAAAAATGAATCGGGTGTGCATCGACTAGTAAGAATATCACCGTTTAATGCAAAAAAATTACGGCATACCTCTTTTTCAATGGTAGAGATTATCCCCAAACTTGAAAAAACTGCAGATATTGAAATATCACCGGATGACATAGAAGTACAGTTTGCACGATCGAGCGGTCCAGGAGGACAGAATGTCAATAAACGAGAAACCGCAGTGCGGATAGTCCATAAAGACACCAAGATTTCTGTACATGTAGAATCGGAACGTTCTCAGGCACAAAATAAGGATAAAGCACTTGAAATACTCAAGGGTAAGCTGTATAAAAAACTGGAAGACGATCGCAAAAAACAGGCACAAGGACTCGCGGTGTCCAAGGATGTCAGCATAGAGTGGGGGAGTCAGATTCGTTCGTATGTACTTCATCCATACAAAATGGTCAAAGACCATCGGACTGATGTGGAAGTTCGTGATGTCGATGGAGTGCTCGATGGTAATCTCAATGTATTTATAGACGCGGAGCGAAATTTGTAGAAAAATAGACTCTATTAGACCGTTATTTTTTGGGTCTTTATTTTTCATAACCATTACAA harbors:
- a CDS encoding PCRF domain-containing protein yields the protein MKDTKEKIKELEEQMQNPNFWDDKDKAQAAIAELRGLKEEEKGVDKYDSAHAIITIFSGAGGDDAEDFSAMLYGMYEKFVSKKGWSLQVLHKHENDHGGYRNITFEVSGKGVYGTLKNESGVHRLVRISPFNAKKLRHTSFSMVEIIPKLEKTADIEISPDDIEVQFARSSGPGGQNVNKRETAVRIVHKDTKISVHVESERSQAQNKDKALEILKGKLYKKLEDDRKKQAQGLAVSKDVSIEWGSQIRSYVLHPYKMVKDHRTDVEVRDVDGVLDGNLNVFIDAERNL